Below is a window of Candidatus Paceibacter sp. DNA.
TGAAGCGTTCAAAAAAGCGGGGCTCAAAATCGCGCGGGCCGTTATCGGCGACATGAAGGAAGAAACTCCCGAATCTTTCGCGGCAAAAATTTTTAAGACCATGCCGCCACCGTGGGTGATCAAGCCCGCCGCGGCGGGTTCGTCGGTCGGCGTTTCCGTAGTCAGGATTTTAAACGAGCTGGCCGAGGCTGTCCGACAGGCGGCTCAATTTGACAGTAAAATATTGGCGGAAGAATACATCCCCGGCAGGGAAGCAACCTGCGGGGTGTTGGACGGTTTCCGCGGGCAAAAACATTACGCCTTGCCGGTGATAGAGGTAGCGCCGCCGGCCAAAAACAAGTTTTTTGATTACGAGGCCAAATACGGGGGCGGAACGAGGGAAATTTGCCCGGCCCATTTTGATTTGCCAACAAAGAGGAAATTGGAACAGCTGGCGGTACTGGCGCACAACGCCGTCGGCGCCCGTCATTATTCCCGTTCCGATTTTATCGTTTCCAAAAAAGGAATTTACATTCTGGAGATAAACACGCTCCCCGGCCTGACCGGAGAATCTTTGGTGCCGAAGGCCGTGGAAGCCGTCGGCTCTTCACAAACAGAGTTAATAGACCACTTGCTGAAATTGGCTCTGTCATCCGACTTGTAAAAAACGCGCGGTGTCTTCCGTTTTATTTCACATTCTCCAATTGACTCTAGACAGCCAACCATTAAAATTAAAACATAAGCTTGATTTAAAAGGTTTCATCTTTAGTCGATAGATAACCTGATTATTAAAATTAAAAGATAATAAATCGGCCGGATAATTTAAACGAATGAAGTTGCTGATCGTGGAGGATGACCCGTTTCTAATGAGCGTTCTGGCGGAAAAGCTTAAAGAGGGCGGCTTTGAAATAGAAGCGGCCGCCGACGGCGAAAACGGGCTGGAGAAAATAAGGGCGGGCAACTACGACCTGGTTCTTTTGGACATGGTTTTGCCGAAAGTTGACGGCTTCAAAGTCCTGGAAACGATGAAAAACGACGAAAAAATGAAATCGGTTCCCGTGATCGTCCTTTCCAATCTCTACGACAAAAATAACATCAGCAAGGCCACTTTGATGGGGACGAAAGATTATATCGTCAAAGCTTACAATACCCCCGAAGACATCGTGGCCAAAGTTAAAAAATTTCTGTCCGGCCAAACAAAAAAATGAAAGGAGGAAAATTAAAATATTTCATAATAGCCATAGTGATACTGGATTTGATACTGGCTTTTCCCGTAATGTTTTCTTATCAGAAAATCGGCGCTTTGCTGCAGGTTCCACAGGCGTCGGAAGTGTTCGTAACGCTGTTTGTGGAGATAACTCTGCTGGTTCTGACCTCGGCGCTGGCTTTCATGGTTTCCAGGATTTTAAAAGGCACGGCTTTACAGAAAGCTCTTTACTTTATCGCATGGGGAGTTCTGATGTACGGCGTGGGCGACACGCACATCCTGGTTTGGATTTATACCGGTATAGAAGAAGTGTATCCGTTTTTCGGCAAGGCCTGGTCATCCATAGCCCATGCCATAGCGGTGGGTATAGGGTTTTTGCTGGTTATCACCGGAATGTACAAGATAGCCAAAGCCAGAAACAGCATATTGTCGGATGAGCAGTCTCAATAAAAGAAAAATAGCCTGGATAACGAGCGGCGTCGCGTCGCTCGTTTTGATTAATTTGCTCGTTTTAAAACTTTATCCGGGCGATTTTCCGGCCATTGTTTCAATAATTTTCATACTCATTCCTTTCCTCGGAGCGATCGCCCTGATATTCTTCCGCTTCTCGGTGCTTTTTCTGAAAAGAATAGCCGAGAAAGAGGAGGAAGAAAAATTACTTCGCGAACGGGAGAAAGAAATCGTGGAGAATATGGTGGAGGGCCTGGTGGTGCACAACAAAGAAGGAAGAATCCTGGTTCTTAATACGGCGGCCGAAAAAATGGCGGGCGTCGGCAAAGCGCGGCTCAAAGGACGGAAATTTTCCGAAGTAACGAAGCTCTCGCCTCTTCTGGAAGCGGTGGCCATGGATACAAAGGAAGATGACGATTTTGAGTATTCTCTTAAGGATAAAAACGGGAGAGAGATGATTTATCAGATTTCCAAAGCGGAGCTTAGTCGGACGAGGGGCGAAATTCTTAAAATTATCCGCGACGTCAGCCGCGCCAGGTATCTGGACAAAATGAAGACGGAGTACGTTACCATTATGTCGCACAAGTTTCTTACCCCGCTGACCGGCATAAAATGGGCGGCGGCGGCTTTGGCCGGAGCGGAATTGGACGAAACGAAGAAGCGGGAAAGT
It encodes the following:
- a CDS encoding PAS domain S-box protein — translated: MSSLNKRKIAWITSGVASLVLINLLVLKLYPGDFPAIVSIIFILIPFLGAIALIFFRFSVLFLKRIAEKEEEEKLLREREKEIVENMVEGLVVHNKEGRILVLNTAAEKMAGVGKARLKGRKFSEVTKLSPLLEAVAMDTKEDDDFEYSLKDKNGREMIYQISKAELSRTRGEILKIIRDVSRARYLDKMKTEYVTIMSHKFLTPLTGIKWAAAALAGAELDETKKRESVKSILDNAEKLVKFTSYLLEITEVEEGLFVDRFEMVDLAELVEGAIKNYKQESRQKKLSVAFNDSKGGVFVARGDRLRLATAISNYLNNSIKYTPDGGKIDLSLRESGGVIKFSIKDDGIGVLPESAPSLFTKFFRDRLAKEVHTEGSGIGLFIVKNIIERHGGAVGYEPNKDGKGSTFYFTLPAYKEK
- a CDS encoding D-alanine--D-alanine ligase, whose protein sequence is MGKIIVGVLRGGPSSEHDVSLKTGASVLAALPEKYLARDVFISKDNHWHLDRKPTTADRVFNSVDVIFNALHGQYGEDGKVQMLMDAHGVPYTGSGAVASALGMSKTLAREAFKKAGLKIARAVIGDMKEETPESFAAKIFKTMPPPWVIKPAAAGSSVGVSVVRILNELAEAVRQAAQFDSKILAEEYIPGREATCGVLDGFRGQKHYALPVIEVAPPAKNKFFDYEAKYGGGTREICPAHFDLPTKRKLEQLAVLAHNAVGARHYSRSDFIVSKKGIYILEINTLPGLTGESLVPKAVEAVGSSQTELIDHLLKLALSSDL
- a CDS encoding response regulator, yielding MKLLIVEDDPFLMSVLAEKLKEGGFEIEAAADGENGLEKIRAGNYDLVLLDMVLPKVDGFKVLETMKNDEKMKSVPVIVLSNLYDKNNISKATLMGTKDYIVKAYNTPEDIVAKVKKFLSGQTKK